A single genomic interval of Gopherus evgoodei ecotype Sinaloan lineage chromosome 11, rGopEvg1_v1.p, whole genome shotgun sequence harbors:
- the CYTIP gene encoding cytohesin-interacting protein — MSLRKLIQQNRNANFVGYCVSPSYTPYLEPMCSPQMDNRRIQSLANTVGTLPRGRKQLALTRSSSLGDSSGPQRRLLAIVKEDNETFGFEIETHRLQHQNACSLQICTYVCRIQEESPAHLSGLQTGDILANINGVNTEGFSHKQMVDLIKSSGNYLRLETVNGARIVRRMELETKLQLLKQTLQEKWVEFRSLQLQEQRLLHGEVTDNNFDTLELESNLFGSCASPRPAFPIKPRFSSESSCKSRLSSMTVDSEDSFYQTCVFEDSAHETLSQQSSTDDDCFFSRDNDTEVGKYSLRRNRSISLASSGSMSPSWEGGSFSNIFGTLPRKNRRGSVRKQLLKFIPGLHRAVEEEESRV, encoded by the exons ATGTCCTTAAGAAAGCTCATTCAGCAAAACCGCAATGCCAATTTTGTGGGCTACTGTGTTAGTCCAAGTTACACACCTTACTTAGAGCCGATGTGCAGTCCCCAGATGGATAATAGAAGAATTCAGAGTCTGGCAAACACAGTGGGGACGTTACCAAGGGGACGCAAACAG CTTGCTTTAACCAGATCAAGTTCCTTAGGTGACTCCTCTGGGCCACAAAG ACGGCTTCTTGCTATTGTCAAAGAAGATAATGAAACATTTGGATTTGAAATTGAG ACACATAGATTACAACACCAAAATGCTTGCTCCCTGCAAATATGCACTTATGTCTGCAGAATACAAGAAGAAAGTCCTGCCCATCTTTCTGGTCTGCAAACAG GTGATATTCTAGCCAATATCAATGGAGTGAACACTGAAGGTTTTAGTCACAAGCAAATGGTGGACTTGATAAAATCTTCAGGGAATTATTTAAG ATTAGAGACTGTTAATGGAGCCAGGATTGTTAGGAGAATGGAACTTGAAACCAAGCTGCAGTTATTGAAG CAAACTTTGCAGGAAAAATGGGTGGAGTTCCGGTCTCTGCAATTACAGGAACAACGCTTGCTGCATG GGGAGGTGACTGACAACAACTTTGACACCCTGGAACTGGAGTCCAATTTATTTGGTAGTTGTGCTTCACCAAGGCCTGCCTTCCCAATTAAACCCCGATTCTCCAGCGAAAGCAGCTGTAAAAGTCGGCTGAGCTCAATGACAGTGGACAGTGAGGATAGCTTCTACCAGACCTGTGTttttgaggattctgctcatgAGACTCTGAGCCAGCAATCGAGCACAGATGACGATTGCTTCTTTTCGAGGGACAATGACACTGAAGTAGGGAAATATTCACTGAGGAGGAACAGAAGCATCAGTCTGGCTAGCAGTGGATCAATGTCGCCCTCATGGGAGGGAGGcagtttttcaaatatttttggaaCACTCCCACGGAAAAATAGGAGAGGGAGTGTCCGAAAGCAGCTTTTAAAATTCATTCCAGGTCTTCACCGAGCAGTTGAAGAGGAGGAAAGTCGTGTCTGA